A stretch of DNA from Mesomycoplasma lagogenitalium:
CATTATTTAACTTCCTTTGATGCTTTTTCTTGTAGTTTAATTGCTGTTAAAACTCTTGCGATGTTTTTCTTAATTTCACTAATTTTATGAGTTTTATCAAGTTGTGATGTTTTGTTTTGAAATCTTAGTAAAAATAGTTCAGCTTTATATTCATTTACTAGATTTTGTAAATCTGAAAGAGATTTATTTTTTAATTCTTTGAATTCCATTATTTATCTCCCTCTTCATTTTTTGTAATAATTTTTCATTTAACTGGTAATTTGTGTCCACCAAGTCTTAAAGCATCTCTTGCTACTTCTTCTTTAACTCCAGATACTTCAAACATAACTGTATTAAC
This window harbors:
- the rpmC gene encoding 50S ribosomal protein L29 is translated as MEFKELKNKSLSDLQNLVNEYKAELFLLRFQNKTSQLDKTHKISEIKKNIARVLTAIKLQEKASKEVK